GCGTGGTATATAATCGCAACAAGTTAAAAAGCAGTTCGCCCCCGGTGCAAAACCACCAGGGACGAACCTCAGACCAGGAAAGGAAACGCTTTCATGGTCGTAACGACGATTGTACCATGCACGGCTTGCCCCGCCGCGCCCGCCCACATCCCCGCACCTACGCCCGTAGGACACCCGGCCTTCCCGCTTTGTTCTCGCTCCGAGGTGCGCTAATGGCTCGTCGCAAACGCTCGGATGAGCAGCGCCTGCGCGAGGCCGTCGCGCCTTACCTCGATCTGCGCCACCTGCGCCGCCTTGCGGCCACCGAGGGCGCGAATCTGCGCGAGGCGCTGCGTGTGAAGCAGCCACCGCCGGAGGTGCAGGCGATCCTCGATGTGCTCGCCCATGTGCTGCGCCCGCACTCCGGCGCTCGGATCACCACGCCCGACGACGTGGCCGCGCTGCTGCTGGTCGAGATGAGCTGCCTCGATCAGCAGCAGCTTCGGGTGATCTGCCTCGACACAACAGGCCAGGTGCTGACGATCCAGACCGTCTATCAAGGCAGCCTGAGCGACATGCCCGTGCGCGTCGGCGAGCTGTTCCGCGAGGCGATTCGCCGCAACAGCGCGTCGATCATCCTGGCGCACAACCACCCCTCCGGCGACCCGACGCCCTCGGAGGCGGACACGAGCATCACGCGGCAGATCGTCGTCGTGGGCAGGCTGCATAACATCGCGGTCCACGATCATCTGGTGAT
The Herpetosiphonaceae bacterium genome window above contains:
- a CDS encoding JAB domain-containing protein; the protein is MARRKRSDEQRLREAVAPYLDLRHLRRLAATEGANLREALRVKQPPPEVQAILDVLAHVLRPHSGARITTPDDVAALLLVEMSCLDQQQLRVICLDTTGQVLTIQTVYQGSLSDMPVRVGELFREAIRRNSASIILAHNHPSGDPTPSEADTSITRQIVVVGRLHNIAVHDHLVIGRGRWMSLRREQPQLFT